The genomic stretch GGAACCGATCACCACGCGCTGACTTGCGTATTTTTCCGGATTTTTGATTGTCTGCCAATACTTTACGTCGAGGAAGGTACCCCAATCCTCGGTATGTCCGGTAAAGCGTTTCATAAAGGAAGCGTAGCAATACTTGCAGGCATGCGTACAGCCCACATAGGGATTGACAGAGTAGCCGCCGACAGGCAGGCTTGATTTTGTCATAATATTCTTTGTCTCTACTTCACCGATCAGAATACCGTCCATCATCATCTGTGCCATTTCTTTTGTTCCTCCAATACTCTTGTAAAAGCCTTTGGCATTTCCTGAATCATATTTTCTTCACCCATGATCGGAACAAGATCCTCTTTCATAAAAACCGGAATGCTGAGCTTATGTTTCCCGCCACTCCTCTAAATTATTGCGGACTCGGTCAAGGTACGCTTCAAACTGCTCTATTTCGTCGCTGTTGAATCCCTTATAAAAAACATCGTTCATCTGCCGTGATACGATTTCCGCTTCATCCCTGAGAGACTTCGCTATTTCGGTCAGATAGAGCAGCGTCTTTCGCTTATCATCATCCGACTGCACGCGCCGGATCAGCCCTTGCTTTTCCATTCGTTCCAGCATGGTGGTTAGCGAGGTGATGGCAAGACCGCATTTTTCCGAGATCGTTTTAATCGGTACGCCGTCCTCCTGCCAGAGTACATAGAGAATACGTCCCTGAGCGCCGTTGAAGGCGTCGATACCGTGGCGTGCTAAAATTCTTTCAAATATACGGTCGCTGAGCTGTTTGATTTTCGAGACTAAAAATCCGCCGTTCATCGCAACATTTACTCCTATATCGTAGTTTATTATATTCTACTATATAGGAGTAGTTTTGTCAACCATAATTTTTATTACCAACGCTAATTTATCCGCTCACTGAAAACCGCTCCGCCGATTATACATACTGCTCGTCTAATGTTGTTTTGCCGTTTCCGTCAAAGTCAAACATTCCGCCCATAAAATCCTTGTCGTTGAACATAAAATCACCTATGTCCTTTCACGGAGAATGATTCAGTTTAATTCATTGCTGGTCAGTGTTTTCGGCTTGCGGAAGAAAAAGCTATCGGCTTCACAAGGAACTCTAAAATCATAACCGAGTTTGTTAAGCTCTTGAAGTTTTATCAAAACAAGATTGATATTCACATTTAGCATTTTTGCCATCTGAACGACATCGTACTTTTCCTTACTCATTGAGTAAATGTCATCATTGTCAATGATCAGATGTGCTGCAAAAGCGTTGGCTTCATATTCCGTTGTGTCTTTCATATTAAAAAGCACAAACTCTTTAAGCCCGTCGCCTTTGGCTATATCTCTATGAAGGGCATCGTGTCCAAGCTCGTGAGCGCAGACCATTCGTGCCATTATTTCCTCCATCTTATCATTAAGAAGGATAATTCTGTGCTTCCAGCGATATGTGTAAAGTCCCAACAGTTTATCTAATTCCTCTGAATAACGGAGCATTACACCGATTTCGGAAGCAATCTTCATAGGATTGCGAGTGCCTGTTTGCTTAACCATTTCGGTCGCCTTAGAGTAAATGTAAAATGAATCAATCATAATATCACCACCCTAATAAGAGTAATTAACTTGAATAAAACATCAGAGAGGAATATTCTTATAGATTCCTTTTAATCTCTGTACAACAGTCAGAATAATACTTACACCATAAGCAATTATGACTGCAATGTTTTCTTGAAATGAACAAGTGTTTAAGTCGTTTTATGAATTGCAATAAGCTCACCTCTTAATTAACGCTTACCGAAAACAGCAAATTCGAGAAAATTCAGCCCGAATTTTTACTGCCTACTATAATTATAAATCAAGAAGTGTCCCAAAAAACGGACTTTGCTCCGCTACTCGTCAGATTTTTTTAATTTTTTGGGAGTATATTTTTCCCGGTTTTCTGCCTTACACTCCCAATATATATCTTGGAGAGCTTTCATAACGCCATCCATTTCATCATCGGACAGCTCACCGCCTGCAAATAAGCCGCCAATCTCCTGTACAAGCTGATCGGCTTGTTGCTTACCTCTATATCCATATTTTTCAGATGCTTCAGTAATAAACTCCTCATTTTCATTTCGGAGATAATTAACGTCAACCTCAAGGATCTCTGCGAGTATATCATATACTTCTCTTTTCTTGGGATATGTTTTTCCGCTTTCATAATTACTAATTGTGTTTAGTCCGAGATTCGCCGCTTTGGCAAGCTCGCTTTGTGTCATCCCACTTTTTGCTCGGCTTTCACGAAGTTTCTCACCAAATGTCATTATTACAACCTCCTTGATTTCACAACTAACTTGTGAATGAATAAAAATACCTCTTGACTTTCACAAGTATCTTGTGTATAATGGGTGTGTAACCCACAAGTAACTTGTGAATTACTACTTGTATTCTACATTAAGTTGTGAATTAAGTCAAGAGGTATTACAAAAATGACACGAAATATTTTGCATTGCGATATGAATAACTTTTATGCTTCTGTCGAATGTATGCTAAACCCTGAATTGAAACAGTACCCCGTTGCTGTTTGTGGATCAGTTGAGGAACGGCACGGCATTGTACTTGCGAAAAACTACAAAGCCAAAGCATTCAAGGTCGCAACAGGTGACGCAGTGTGGCAGGCAAAACAGAAGTGTCCTGATTTAGTTGTTGTACCACCTCATTACGAAGAATACTTGAAGTATTCCAAATTGGCAAAAGCAATCTACTGTGATTATACCAATCAGGTAGAGCCTTACGGTATGGACGAGTGTTGGCTTGATATTTCCGGCACAAAAAAGCTGTTTGGCAATCCGGTAGATGTTGCTAATGAGATTCGTGAGAGGATAAAGTTTGAACTTGGCTTGACCATCTCCGTAGGCGTTTCTTTCAATAAGATATTTGCAAAGTTAGGCTCTGATTATAAAAAGCCTGACGCTGTAACTGTTTTTG from Ruminococcus bovis encodes the following:
- a CDS encoding radical SAM mobile pair system MarR family transcriptional regulator, whose translation is MNGGFLVSKIKQLSDRIFERILARHGIDAFNGAQGRILYVLWQEDGVPIKTISEKCGLAITSLTTMLERMEKQGLIRRVQSDDDKRKTLLYLTEIAKSLRDEAEIVSRQMNDVFYKGFNSDEIEQFEAYLDRVRNNLEEWRET
- a CDS encoding ImmA/IrrE family metallo-endopeptidase; this encodes MIDSFYIYSKATEMVKQTGTRNPMKIASEIGVMLRYSEELDKLLGLYTYRWKHRIILLNDKMEEIMARMVCAHELGHDALHRDIAKGDGLKEFVLFNMKDTTEYEANAFAAHLIIDNDDIYSMSKEKYDVVQMAKMLNVNINLVLIKLQELNKLGYDFRVPCEADSFFFRKPKTLTSNELN
- a CDS encoding helix-turn-helix domain-containing protein, whose protein sequence is MTFGEKLRESRAKSGMTQSELAKAANLGLNTISNYESGKTYPKKREVYDILAEILEVDVNYLRNENEEFITEASEKYGYRGKQQADQLVQEIGGLFAGGELSDDEMDGVMKALQDIYWECKAENREKYTPKKLKKSDE